Part of the Henckelia pumila isolate YLH828 chromosome 2, ASM3356847v2, whole genome shotgun sequence genome is shown below.
gggtatttacagattcctttactttggattgtataatatttatggtttccgcagtttattctgatatccgtttaattaagttaatttgcatgcctaagttctgtttagtaggtgatccaggtaagggtcactacaataacatttatCATCGCAGCATTGACATTACACCTTTTAAAGCTTTATACGGGCGTCATTGTCGCAcactgttgttttgggatgagattggcAAGCGTCAGGTTGATGGGCCAGAGTTAGTACAACATATCGCCGATAAATTAGAGTTGATCAGGCAGAGAGTTAGAACTGCTCAGTTTCGACATGCCAGTTTTGCCAACACACAGCGTAGACCTCTACAGTTTCAGCCTAGTGAGCTTGtttttctgagagtttcaccattccaaaaggtgatgaggtttgggcTGAAAGGTAAGTTATCACCAAGATTCATAGGatcgtttgagattctcgagaaagttGGGGATGTATCCTACCGTTTGGATTTGTCATcctatctttccagtattcatgatgtattcaACGTATCCTTTCTGAGACAGTACGTTGTGGATAAGTCTCGTATATTTCTGAGAGACGTTCAATTAGAGCGGGACCTATCATACGTGGAGAGACCACTCAGGATCATGAGTAGAAAAGAGAAAGTACTTTGGAACAAGAGCATACTCCTAGTCATGGTGCAGTGGCAtcgtcgaggcactgaggaagcgacttggaagTTGGAAAATCATATGCATTCAGACCATCCTGATTTTTTTGAAGGATGTATTTTCTTTTGTTTCAGCACTTGGACTTTGTAAATTTTTCATttgtaataaattaattttactgTTTTGAGTTAGTATCCTCGGGCTtcatttcgaggacgaaatcttttaagatAGAAATAATGTAGTAACCCCGAACCCGAATTCTATTTTTACGAGATTAAATGGTTAAActtgattaagtgattttaatatgattaatCGGACCAAGAAATCAAATATAGGATGTCAGAAAATGGTCCAAGAGTCAAATTTTTCTCAGGTTggtcggaaggtccgaacatgAACCATAGGAGATCGAAAGATCCGAAGTAATCCGACCAAGCAAAGGAGTTCGGAAgaaagatcggaacttccaaaccAGAGATTGGAAATTCCAAAGATTTAGGATATGCACACTAGTGATGCGTCGCCAGCTTTTTGACACGCAATCGCATGCAtgagatcgaaacgtccgaatatggagatcggagcttccgaacaagACAGTTTGGCATGTAGAAGACATGcgagtttggagcttccgaacccttatCTATAAATAGGCTGCGAGATTCTAAAATTTTGTGTGTGTTTGGAGGTGTTTCAGTACATTTCAATGTATATTCTTACGATGCTAGCCTTATACTCGAGGGTCGGGCATTAGCGAGGTGTTACAGGACTTGTAGAGGAACTGTGCTTGGTACAGGACCTTTGACATTAGTGGGCTGACATCGAACACATGTATAGTCCGAGATCCCTAATAGattagggagtatctattagctaaGTTAAGACTTTTGAATTAGTATTAGTGATCTGGTAATTATTGACATGTAGGCTTGAACCCTAGACTTTTGCTACTATGACAGCATTAgcgaggtacgtaagtattgactgAGATTACCAGCGAGTaaacatgcttatatgttgtattttatatgtcatgatgcatgttttactgctttgatatattatgttgcaCATGTATATTCATGTTGAGACAAATCTCCTTCGAGAGGGCCTCTCAGCCCTATATTTCTTGTTATATTGTCTGACATCGGGAGATACGGTGTTGACGGGTACTGACGCTACGGTGGTACGGACGAGTGTGTGGATGTACCCAGCGAAATTGATCCCAAATGGTACTACATACTAATTGGCGCCCAGACTGAGCAGATATTGAGATAACCAATTCccattcatttgcattcatcatactaggtttgtatactcgtgCTTATCGTATTGAGTGTAGTCGCTCACGTTCATTGTTTtgtttcttggacaccctattcgacggagCAGGTCTCAAGTTAGACTAGATCGGTGGGTGTAGACAGGTTTGAGAACTGGTGCTGTGGAAGCATTGAGTTCCATTGATTCAGTAGTGTTTTTACtaattattcgatatggttgtttAAACATTTTTACCTTTGGTTTTAgttaccggttgtattccgccgattTGGTTTAAACTCAATTTTAGTTTCCGTTGTTTTATCTATTGCTTAGGTTATCTTGATTGCATACCTAATAAGGTTATTAGTAGATGATCCGGGTAAGGTCACTACAATAtccttattttttaaattaaagaaaattattttattttttattttatgtgaaatCTTATCcacaatattatataagcaCTTAATTATAGACTTAAATCTTCTAATATTCTGCAAGTATATCCGTAGTTACCAAACGTAGACAAACCCCAACAAAACAAATCCAACTTAAATGGACAACTAAAAAATTAAAGTCCCCTAATATTAAATTTTGACCCAAAAATATAATCACATGTGACCAATACCACATATAGGTGGATTACTCTATGCTACACCTGGACTACTTATCTTCTCATGATGTGGTCAAATGTCAACCATTGGATCATCAACACATgtcaatttttataaaaatataagaaTCTCACGTGATCTAATGGTATTGAAATAGGGGGAAAAATACTCTCGATCTAACATAGACTAACCCCATATAGGTCGTCCGTCACCGAGTAAGGTTAAGGACTCAAAGGTCTAGCTTTTTCAAACCGTCTAAATTGTAGTTCTCAATTTGGTCATGTATAGcattataattaaaatctaaATACCAACTACTAATAGGTTAAAAAAATTGGcccaaatcaatcaaaatatgaaattatataattatcttaacattttatttgaaaaaaatctttcaaaaatgcatgtaggataatcatgtaatttcaagtgcattgtatttttttcaaaaatgcatgtaggataatcatgtaatttcaagtgcattgtgtaacccaacgtgtaataATCCATGTAATGTAGCACTACCCAAAATTTATTAGTAATCTTGCATTCTAAGATAAATTATATAGgattttacttatttaaaaaatgtttttaagtttataaatatccataaatataaaaaaaatacataaaaaaaatatttctagtTAAACTAACTGTTAATTTTATCTCAACTTAATTTACTTTTTGCTATCAAAATTTCCAATCTGATAgcactttattattattatttttaaatattttatcccaatttttttaaaaaaaaaaattggtgatcaaaattttggaaatttgttGAAAGTATAAGATAATATCTgaaaaatatgttaaaattcgTGATTAAAATTATACTATATGttgagtgcaataattgtctctgCTAGTAGAACGATAAAATCATGACGCTTGAGTTGCTGTgtggtttaaaatatttgagttgcactaTTACCACCAGCTAAAGTTTCATAATTACCACCAACTATAATTTTTGGTAAAACGGCAAGCGTTCGATCCTACAATATGCTAACAATTAAATTCATAATTCATATAATGCTTTTTTTATTCAGTTATTTCATAAAGATTAAAATTATTCTATatctttttttataatttttattttgaaaaaataattagGCTGCGTTTACTTAGTGGGATGAGATTACACGTGGATAAATcatattaggattattaaaatgattttgaagTATTTAGAATAATGATGGATAAACAGTAACATGTTTACTTcgagttattaattttaaaattgaaataatgAGAAGAATTAATGACAGTTTTACCCTCCACTTATGATATACAATCTTATGCCTAATTTTGTATTCATATAATTTggattaagttatttttgaactaaattattattaattcacACGGAGGCATGttcatttatcaaaattattaggtataaaaatgtttattttttcaaaaataataaaattgataaatcgagttaaaaaaaagagagagacgGAAAGAAATTGGGAGGGAAACAAAAAAATTGAAGGAGGTTAGATTaggtttttttttcacaaatattggTTAGGATGTGTTATCTCTTGTGTAATTAAGGATGTCTAATCTCATGAATTAGGGTTAAATGACGAGCCTTGAGATTTGagagatttgatttttttttaagtaaacaATGGATTAAGTTGGATTAATAAGCTTATCCTATTGTTATCAAGCTAAGTAAACATACCCTTACGAAAATATATTCACGTTAAATTTATTATCAATAGCatttcattttaaaataataattttattaataactaTATCTTTTTTAtatggtaaaaaaaattaattttttgactTATATATAAGAACGCAGAATAATCATTTGAccgaaaattaaataactaaaaagaaatttaaaattaaaataaagttaataatatttttatgtataatatttttaattgtctaTCTTACATTTTGTTCTGTATAAAATTCTAATTTTCCATAAGATATATTGTTAATGAGAATTGCAATTGAAAAAATATTCAATAGAAGGGTATTGGTGTCTATGTTTTCcacaaaaaataaaactaaagtGTATTTAACAAATTATGGAATGTTAATAACACTCTCCTATATTtattctttgaatatatcatTTAAGACCCTTTGAGTTTATTTTCACATTAGTACATAaacatttttaaatattttgagtcGAACTGAAACCTAATTATATTTGAGCAacatatctcaaaatttttgagCTGGAATATATTGAAATTCGAACCGAATTCAATGTCTTGAAAATGTtcttagggagtgtttgcaatagattgtgcttGTAGTaacccggttccattttacaagattaggtgattttaaacatgttagaaaatgacatataattttaaaagtgtcaaaacatgtttaaggagtccttatttggttaaaataagtggaaaatcagattcgGAACGTTCGAAAATTGTAGGGTATGTCCCGAGGatccaaaaccagttcggaagcacccgGAAACAGTTCGGAAGAAGcggttcgatcggagcttccgaaccagttcgaagcttccgatcagttcggagcttccgatccctgtCCAGTGCCAAGTGTCTTCGAGgattgaacacgtagctgcaggtggagatcggagcttccgatcgtggcctataaatatgggttCCGAGGGCCATAATTTCACACCAATTCCTATCTTTCTCTGTCGGTTTCAGCCCAGTTTTAGGAGTTTAGAAGTGATTCcatccttcctaggcttggtccggaggttggcgaggcgctccagggttgctgcggagtggtgcccaagttctggggtaatcgtcatcagcgggttgacgacggacgcaagtatagctttgactccttatagtaaatagggagtatgctatagcgcaGTTAAGGGTCGCTCAGTTAAGGGTCGCgcagtaaatagggagtatgctatagaactaaggtacgtaagtacataccatgttgagcctgttatccttttgagataaccagttgttttagggtcgctcagccctagggttgttgttattatacgatcgggtaccgtgtgacacccactggaccgACGGGGCAGCGTGTACGGTTTTTACCcaggacggtgatagtccaagatcgggttcagtatgtgtggcacccactggatCTTCGGAGCAGCGTGCGCATACTGGAGGCGCCTAtgaactgagcatgattttccagatatgatcccagttacccagatcattcatagttcatgttgcatgcatcatatagacctgtatattcaatattttacgtactgggcgttagcgctcacgtcccttgtggggacctcgggttgctaatctcatcttagggtaattaataaacaattaacattcattaaacatcaattaagaaaccaagagccaagtaaaatttaattttttttttttataaaatcaatgcctcgctcgatcggtgaaaaacacccgatcgagcgagcacaattgctcaactctcggatggaacaaaatttggcctcgctcgatccgtcaacttctgcggatcgagcgagccaacaACTCAAAtctctgttttgcaaaattaatgGCCGcactcgatcctggcttttcacAGGATCGAGCGTGCCCTCTGTTTCCAGCAAAACCAGCAATTCCTTTTGCTGTCAACCCGATTCCTTCCattctaaatcatcaaaacatggtccaatacatgatatatcaattccaaaacatgcatatacatataaCCAAGGTCacaagcatttatacatgcattttattacatcgaacaagtcgctaaagatcgataaacgacataaactatatcaaactttatacatgtaattcaaaaccaacataactaaggtttagtgcttctaaagttcaagaaatcatctacaacccgagtcctcacgtgctagacactctcccagctgtcaatgacgtcgatgactagctcctaccccttctgttgtcatgcacacatacaaaacaagacaacagccggataaactccggtgagaaacaattctcagtataaccaacatatagaaagcgttaattaaatcatcttgactctatttaaactcgactcaaaaaatagagtacgtaaacgctttacaaacgaattgattcacataacttaaaagccatcaagattcataactgatcttgacatggatatccatctaacgagttcgtaaccgactcgcaaataaggttaacaacaaccttggcatagaatcaattcaatatagcatcatatcaacttgaatataaagatccactacttgagatggatcgacaacatcacaatcaaatcaaaacataaacaagtatgtgatttttgtggGCCAACTCtaagataatcgttcttgagtttcaaagtccctacttcgcgatgtcatcattataccttcgtttatctcggttctgaactcttcaaatctaaaagatacaaccaaattacatatatcaaacttcatttcaatctatcgtttcagaaacgagtcaaaaccatcaagaattcatcaatcaatcgcatttcaaacctcaactctttcttcgtcggtttaagtcggcgtcttgtgtcgtttagccttcaaactcaactgaaattgaagaataaaaatgctataacattcacatcatcaagataacaacttcagctcagatataggctatcaaaacaatccaaaaactcgaatcgacaacgtagcgattcaaaatcggtaaccgacgtaatcccgaaatcatttcttttattcaaaccatGTGTACGTGCTCTCAATCAAgaaaaccagctgatatatcattcaaaacttcatctcaatagctataatcAACAACCATAAGCTGGAAATCATGTTTAGATGCATTCAATACAAACttctcaatccggtttcgacataggatcgcataaacgtcgataaacataatcgaaaactcaacatctgatatctgtccatactgatttcgaaatccaaataacataacataaagcttacacgagatcgaagccctcgtcgtaaggattccagaacactttacggaatcaaaatcggataaccggagcaaaagttacggcaaatcgaaaatccaaaattcaaaagaaacgaATAAGGTCGGCTTGCTCTGTTCCTCAATTCTGAATTGTGTAAGGCAAATACACGTTTCATGCTGAGTGTTAGAATTAAAACCAATAACTTTCAaccaaaattgcaatttagcccctcaacttttcaatatttgcaaattggtcaTCGACccgtattttaattcaatttcaatcctaaataatttaagaatattataatttaaatcaaaactctaaatatccccaaattaaatatacttggattaaaatcaaattaaattcagattaatataattaatcccgggccttacatccctgcttttatctcggacaccccattcgacggggcaggttttgCAGGTGGACCAGGAGCGAGATCAGTAGTTGATCagtgaccagggcttggtagcaaGGGTCATCAGAGGATTtctagattaagattttattcggtatatattcgatttggttgtatcaagatttatttatcttggaatTGTTTATCTTTAAGATTTTTCGCTGTTATTTCgctgattatgtttaattaagttaaatacatgcttaagttctgattagtaggtgatcacggcgcgggtcactacagttcttttgtagaagtgattaatttatagattataaaaaagttaagaaaaatcaaaagttggtagtgtttggaaacaaatgtgaaaatctaaaaatcaaagtttggtagtgtttgataaataagtgattagagtgattttaacaatgatcttcttattagaatcatttttggagaatcataatcaccacatgactagcttttagatttcaattaagttaagcataagctaacacataatctaaatttaataaacacacaaaaatgatttttttaagtcaaaaactaacaatcacttttttagtgattgcaaacacttccTTAATAATGTTAACAATAACATAAGTCAACTTGATAATGAGGCAATTCTTAATTTTGTCTAAGCTAGTAATGTTGCATCTCTTTCATTCAGATTGGCTTTTGCTGGCCTCGTGAAATGTAAATCCCTTTGGATAAGGtcaacacacacaaattttTATCTCCCCATCTCCATCaacattatatttttgtttgttACAATTTATTTTCGGACATAATCAACCAAAATATTGAATCAATTGCAAGACACACTTGTCTGCACAAGATTAAAGCGCCAATCTACGTTTATGCAAAAACAGTGTGTATAAAATGATGACAACATCTAAAATGTGGTGTACATTCTTTCAAGAAAAGTCAGCCATCCTCGTAATCAATCGAACAAGATCGACAAGCATTTTGGTCGGCTGGCAGCACTGTATCTAATCTTGGGACACAAGGCCAACTTTAGGGATCAAACGCTGGTTGGATTCCGTTTCCTGAATATAGACAATATATTGATTTTCCATCCTCCCAAATTCTTCTCTTGTTTCGGAGGAGACAAGCTCTGGACGCaagattttggtttttttttctttggtaAGTATTTCAAACCCATTAATTTCTTGCTTTTGTCACATCTTGTAACAAATCATCCCTCTTctattttacaattttttttattggggttttgtcttttattttttttttattttttttttctgaatgtTTTTGGAGCTGGCTAGCTGTCTAGGTTCTTGGACGTGTCTTTTTTTGCAACTGCTGGCTTTTTTTTGACACCATTCACCCATTCACCTTCTTTTTCTTGATTTAAGAGTTTGTTGTATTTGATAGAATATTCTGTTTGTGATAGTGACTTTGTGTTTTTGGACCTTCCGGTAAGTTTCTTGATTCTCTGAAAATTACAAAGCTTTTGCTGTCTGTTTAGTGTGTTTTCATGAATTATCCTCTCCTTATAAGATTTGACCTTTTTTTTCCCATTTTATGGTGGTGGTTGGGTTCTATTATTTAGTGGTGAAATTTGTAGGATTTGGGTTTGAGTTGACAAGATTATTGCTACGTGGAATGAATCTTTGAGTTAGCTTGGAAATAGGGGTGGTAGTTATGATCCTGTCTTCCTCTTCCCTTGTATAGAGGTTTTCAGTTTCAAACAATAGCCTTTCCATTTACTCACATTATTATCATCAAAGATGTGAGTTTGGAAAAATAACAAAGTACTTGGTTTACAGAGGTAATTGTAATAAATTTGAGCTTTTGGATTGTGAACACATGCCACCATGATTTTTTGGATTCTTCATGTATTTGGTTTCCTCAATCTTGTTTTTGTGAGACAATTCTCTCTTTTTTGGGTTTCCAGAGATTGATCCAGATGTTATTCTTGAACAGGGTTCGGTTCATCGGCTTCATTCATCTTCGTCCATTGATGTTCTTGACTGAATCTGGTGCAATCTAAGCTCCTGAAAGATGGAGAATTCCCACGAATCCCACAGCAACGGATACCATCATGATCCGGGCTTGCAAATTGTCAGGAATTCTTCATACCAATCCCCTGCCAGATTTTTGTTGTCTTGGTTTGATATAAGAGTTTTCTATGCGAGAATCAGTGATTTCATGGTTGACGATTCGACCCCAGAGTTTCTTACCCTGAAGCACATGTCCCTGAGCCCAGAGACACTTCTTGAAGTCAATGGAGTAAGATGCACAGTAGATTCAGGGGTTTCTTGCGCCCTTCGAAGGGACAGAATGGATAAGAAAACTGAAGAGGCTACCTTTGTCAGCACAGATAGTATAAGATTAACGGGCAGCGTTAAATTCGAGATTTTCGATAAAGAGGAACTTGTGATATCTGGTATTTTAGAAATGTCCAATGCTAATGGTTTTGTTGGGGATGTAAATCAGTCGCCTCGAAGGTGGAGCATGAATTGTGACACTGTAATCAGTGCTGGCACAGGATTTCTGAAGGGGAAACAGATCGTGGGCTCGGAATCCTCATCTCCCACAATTGAAGTTTATGTTGCAGGTTGTTTCTCAGGAACACCGATCATATTAACCAAGACTTTGCAACTTAAACATCGCAAGAAGCATAGAATGGGTACACTAAATTCCATTCCAGAGAATGATGCATCTGAATCCCATGAAGATGGTACATTTGATCATGATCTACAGGTAGTTTCTCGTCCTAATTCTCGTTCTTGGCATTTGCAACTTTCTGCGTCATACATTCTATTTGCTTGTGCCAATTCAAAATTGTTTAATATTGGCGGTGTTCATTACACATAACAATCCATGTCTACTCAATCATGTCTATTGTAGGTCAAGGCTAGACCTCTAGACAGAATAGTTGTCTGTCACGAGGAAAAAACTCTATTTAGTCTATGGCTATGCACTATTTTGCTTCATTAAAAGAGCCCATGAACCAGTAGATCACATAAAGTTACCATTTTATTGAAGTTTCATTGGTCTCATGAatgcattttttttaacaaatctGCAAATACAATGACCAGAACCAAGAAGACAAAAaggaaaataagaagaaaaaagTTCTGCAATGGCACGGATCCCAGTTCTTAGCGGTTGCCTTATGCTATAAACGTCGAATACTTCCCATAGTCATGCAacctcattttttattttactagCAGTTCTACTAATCCGACTTAGTTTCTGACTAGTCTAAATTAAGTACGAGCTTGGAGTAGGCTAAAACCAGTCTTTTCCCATTTCATTATGTACATGTAACCAAATGTACTGACTAGTAGTGTTACGTACATCAAATGAATTCTCATGGTGTACCGCACATACAAATTGAGAATGTATCACTAAATATAGTCGAATAATTGTACCAGCGGCAGAGCAAGAAGAGGGTTGGCATAAGAATTTTAGAACTCTTCCCCTCAACTTTTTCGAGTACTGGTCTCATTTGCACTGTGCTGATGTGTATCCTTCAACTATGTGCCTGCTTGCTTCCTCACGTGAAGCATGTCCCCTTGTCACAAAAAGACCAGTACCATTAGTATTGAATGAATCTTATCTATAAAAATATCATGGGGTATGGGCAGGCACAGGTATTAAAAAGATAAAGGTGATAACATCTTTTTGTTCTCTTTTGCATTGCCCATACTACTTGCAACTTGCATTCTTGGCCCCATCATCTCAAACTGTGTCTGGCTAGAAGGATTTTGATGTATGGGATTTCAAATTATCAATGAAATCCACCAACTTATAATAATATATCTTGTTTTTGTcgaaattataatattataaccACTCTTCGTGGACAATCTTGTCAGCAGAAGGATTTTATGAGGTACTTTCAGTGTTGTAACAACTCTGAAACTATGAGGTGGCTGGCCTTAGGCCTCTCGCTTCGTCTATCTGACTAGTTTCTTTTTCATTTCAATACTCCTTCATTGTGGGATTTGTTGCTTTCGTGCACTTGATAATTATCTGGAATCATCACCATGAACATGTGTTGAACGTGAATGTTTCACGTGCGTGAAAACTAGTATCTCATATTTGTTTTTTGCATCGAAGTACATGATTCGCAATTTGGGTTTACATCATGAGATATCAGAACACACGTGTCCTAACACTTAGTAAGTTAATGCTGCATGTGATCTGAATATTTTGGTGTGTGACAATGTAAATTTTGAGTTCTATAAATCATATTATCCAATAGAATAAGCTAAATGAGACCTTATTCGAGAGATATATACTGTGTTCAGGTTGCAGAATATAAAACAGAAAGCGAGGAAGACAACGATAGCTTGTACTGGAGACGAACAGAATATATTGAAGGCGAGGATGGGGAGCTTTCGTGGTTCAACGCCGGAGTAAGAGTGGGTGTAGGCATTGGCCTTGGAATTTGCTTGGGCATTGGTATCGGGGTCGGTTTGTTGGTTCGGAGTTACCACACCACCACCCGAACCTTTCGAAGGCGGCTCTTCTAGTGATTAAGCAATGTAATATATTTTCCTTGTCTTGATGTAATGTGGAACAGCCATCAGGTTGTCGGTTTTGAGTGCATAGCTACTTGGTTGCAATTTTCTTCTGTTTTGCTAAGCTTATGAAATGCTGTTAAAGGAAAGAAGAGAAAGAAGTCCTCACATAGATAAGAGTAGCGTCGGATCGAACCGAGCCAAGTTGCTCTCGTGTGGCTCGATAAAAGATGGAGTTGAGCTGAGCTCGTATAGTTGACCATGGATCTTTATTTGTCTTTGAGTAACATTCATGTGAGGTGGTCTCATCCGTGAGGCGGGTCAAttttacccatatttataataataaacaatacttttgacataaaatgtaatactttttaattgatAACGCATATAAGAGATCTGTCTATAAAAAATGACCATTGAGACCGTTTCATATGAGTTTTTATCATTATTATATGATTGAAATTTTCGGTTCATTAAACTAATTGAAACTTAGTTAAATTTGAACATGAGTGCACTCTTAGCTCAGAGTACAATCTTGGATTTTGCATGTACAGTTTGTTGGAGTATCGTTTTTTCGTGTCCAATATGCAGccgaagttttaaaattttaattttgacagTCGTATGATTTAATTGACATTCATAGGGTATTATAAAATTATACCTTTGATGAATTAATTTCACTTGGAACCAACTATTCCGGGATTAGAGGAGATAGCTCTTGTTGTAACTCCTTACAATGAATCAACTTGAATACGTCTTTCTTCAATCCTCGAATCAGGTCAACAACCGAATTTTCTGTTCGTCTTCGAACTCGCACTAGAGAGAAAGGAAAAGGTTTTTCGTTGAGATTTCAAAC
Proteins encoded:
- the LOC140882863 gene encoding uncharacterized protein At1g01500-like, with product MENSHESHSNGYHHDPGLQIVRNSSYQSPARFLLSWFDIRVFYARISDFMVDDSTPEFLTLKHMSLSPETLLEVNGVRCTVDSGVSCALRRDRMDKKTEEATFVSTDSIRLTGSVKFEIFDKEELVISGILEMSNANGFVGDVNQSPRRWSMNCDTVISAGTGFLKGKQIVGSESSSPTIEVYVAGCFSGTPIILTKTLQLKHRKKHRMGTLNSIPENDASESHEDGTFDHDLQVAEYKTESEEDNDSLYWRRTEYIEGEDGELSWFNAGVRVGVGIGLGICLGIGIGVGLLVRSYHTTTRTFRRRLF